The Terriglobus sp. TAA 43 sequence CCGTCGTGCGGATTCATCGCGAGGATGCTGTTGGTGTACAGGTTGTCGCCGGGGCGCGTGCGGTCGTCGGAGTCAGGCCACGGATTGCCGGTGGGCCAGAACAGCGTGTCGGTTTCGGGATCGTAGGAGCCGTGCAGCCAGGTGGATCCGCCGCCCAGCTTGGGCCACTCCGGTCCCCATGATTCCAGTCCGGGTTCGCCGGGGCCTGGCAGAGTCCAGTGTCGCCACAGTTTCTTGCCCGTCTCTGCGTCGTAGCAGATGATGAAGCCGCGAATGCCCCAGTCACCGCCGGAGACGCCGCCGATGACGGTGTCGTTCAGAATCATGGGCGCTACGGTGGAACCGTACTTCATCTTCTCTTCCGGCATGGTCTGTTCCCACACAGGCTTGCCGGTGACGCGGTTCAGGGCGATAAGATGCGCGTTGTCTGTGGTGATGTACACCTTGTCGCGGAACACGGCAGCACCGCGATTCGTGCCCACGGATGCATCGCCCACAAGGCCCGATGTGGGCGGGCGGAACCATGTCCAGATGGTGCGACCCGTTTTTGCATCCAGCGCACTCACGCGGTTTTGGCCGGAGAAGTACATGATGTCGCCCACGACGATGGGCGTGGCTTCAAGGCCTAGCTGCGGCATGGGTGCAATCCACTTCAGCATGAGCTGGCTGACGTTGCTGCGATCGATGCTCGTGAGATCGCTGTAGCGATTGGCGTTGAGCTTGCCGTTGTACGAAGGCCATTCGCCCTTGCGCGGATGCAGGATTTCGTTGAACTCAATGATGCTGGCACCGGGTGTGATGACCGCGTTCTTCTCCGGCATGGGGCCATCCACGCCGGTCAGGCTGCCGAGGTATGCTGTGAGATCGTCCATCTGCTTTTCGGGCAGTGTGAGCGGCTTCATCGCGGCATGGTCGTCGACAGTTAGTTTTGTTACCTGCGAGAGCGGCAGCAGATGGATCGTGCCGCCATCTTTGTCCTGCAGATGAATGTCGTAGTTGGTGCGATTGCGCAAATAACCGTGCAGCGTCTTGCCGCCGATAATTGCGGTGGCCAGTTCGTAACCGGGCGTGATGTGCAAATCCGGCGCGGTGAGCGCAGCGCGGATCGACGGTACGCTCATATGCGATCCAACGTCGGAAAGGTCGGGTCCTGTTGCGGAACCCACACCGCGCACCATGTGGCACGTGCTGCACTTGCCGTCGTTCCAGAAAAACTGCTTGCCCGCATCTGCGTTGCCGACGGCGGCGCTTTCCGCTGCGGTTACGTTCAGCGAACGGACGTACGCGGCAAGGTCATCAATGTCTGCGGATGGCATGCTGCCGAAAGGAGGCATGCCCTGGGCGGGAAATCCCGCCGCAATGATGCTGTGAATGCGGGCAATGTCTTTGCCGCGAAGGTCGGGATTGTCGGCCAGCTTTGGCGCGTGCTCTGTTCCGCTGCCGTCTGTCCCATGGCAGCCAACACAGAAATTGTTGTACTTGGCTTTGCCGGATGTGGCGGAGGGCGTTTGTGCGGGCAGCGCTACGGCCGCGGCGCACAGCAGAACAGCAGCCAGAGTGCGGGTTGCGGAATGGACGAAGCTGGTTTGTGTTCGATTCATGTTCTGCGGTCATCCAGCCTCGAACCGCCCCTGAAAGGGCCGGCCCGCGTCCGTATTCTCCTGTAGAGGTTTCGCGCTGGTTCGTTGCGTCGGAAACGCTTCCGAGGAATCTTCAGCCAAGCATCTCGCGGCTGTCAACCTCCGTATTGCGACATCGGATACCCTCGCGCTTCGCGGCGCAGCGGTGATAGCTTTGTAAGCGCTTCCGAAAATACAGAATGCAGACGGGAATAAGGAGCTGGAATGGCGGAGTCGCTTCAGGGAAAAGTGGTGCTGGTGGTGGGAGCTTCCAGCGGTATTGGGCGGGCCACCGCGGAACTTGCCGCACGCGAGGGCGCAGTGGTGGTGGCCGTGGCACGGCGTGAAGACAGGCTGATTGCCATGAAGCAGCAGCTTGCTTCAGATGGGGTCACACTGCACACGCGCAAAGCCGATGTCACGCAGTTGGAAGAGATGCAGGCGATGGTTGAGGACGTTGAGAAGACCGTCGGGAGCATTGCGATTGCGGTGTATGCAAGCGGCACCAATACGCCGGAGCGTGCCATGAAAGTGATGCCGCCTGCGGTGTGGAATGAAGTTTTAGACGTCAACCTGACCGGCGCATTCCACTTGGCGCACGTCGTGCTGCCGGGCATGCGTAACGCGGGTGCTGGCCATATCGTGTTCGTCTCGTCGACCGCCGGAGCCATTGCCGATCTTTCTGGAGCGGCGTATCAGGCGTCGAAGCGCGGTGTTCTGGGGCTGGCTCATGCTATCCGGCTTGAGGAGCGCATGAACGGCATTCGCACGTGCTGCATCATGCCGGGGCTGACGAATACAGAGCTGGTGGAGAAGCGGCCAGAAAAGCTGTCTGCGGACACACTGGAAAAAGCATTGCAGCCGAGGGATGTGGCGGAGACGATTGTCCACGTGATGAAGACGCCTGCTCATGTCACCATCACGGAATTGTTGATGGTTCCATCGCAGGCGTAGTCGATCTGAGTAAGTAGATGAAAAGCCCTGGATTATCCGGGGCTTTTAGCTTTTACTTGGTGAGTTTTGCAACCGATGAACGTTCCACCAGCTCTACATCCACTACGCGATGGATGGGGGCCTTCGAGCCACTGCTGAGTAGCTGCTGCACAATCTCAACCGCTGCGCGGCCGACTTCATACTTCGGCTGGCGAACTGTGGTGAGCGGCGGGAAGGTCATGGCGGACAGCTCCACATCGTCAAAGCCGATGAGTGAGATATCGCGTGGGATACGTACGCCTGCTTCGATCGCGGCACGCATTACGCCAAATGCCATGGCATCGTTGCCGGTGGCAATGGCGGTTTCGCCGTTGAGATTGCGGAAGATTTCAATCGCCGCTTCGTAGCCACCCTGCATGGTGTTGAGGGTGTGGATGGTGTTCACACGCGCGCCACGCTGCGCTTCCATAGCCTTCACAAATGCGGTGGAGCGGCGTGACAGGTTGGCATGTTTCTTAGGGCCGGTGAGGTTGATTACCTTGCGATGGCCGTTGCGCAGAAGGCATTCTGCAGCTAGTCGTCCGCCCTTGTCGTTATCCGCGTTCACGGTCGAGAACGTGGTGTCGCGCCCAGGACGATTCAGCAACACAATCGGCACGCCCGCTGCGGCAATCTTCTGCTGATCTTCGCGCGAAAGCGTTGCGACGGAGTTCATGATGATGGCCTCCGCACGCTTATCCAGCAGCGAGTTCACAGACTTCATCTGGCGCTCTGCGTTCAGGTCGCTGTTGCACAGCATTACATCGCGGCCGGATTCCAGCGCGGCATCTTCCACACCACGCGCCACTTCCGCGAAGTAGGAATTACGGATATCGCTGACGATGAGGCCCACCATGTCTGACCGACCCGTTACCAGTCCGCGCGCAAAGCGGTTGGGCTTGTAGTGCAGTTGTTCCGCAATGCGCTGCACGCGCGCCTTGGTTTCCGGGTGCACGCCGTAGGCATCGTTCAGGGAGCGCGATGCGGTTGCAATGGTGACGCCTGCGGCCTCTGCCACCGCCTGCAGTGTCACGCCGCCTGTTCCCGGATTTCCGTTCTTCACCATCAATCACGTGTGCCGGATGAAATTACCTTCGCAAACCGGCGGCTTCCTGTCTTTAGTTTTTGAGTCGGCGCAAATTTTCCGTAGGCGCCACGGACAAACAATACCCGAAGAACGCTTTTTCGGAAAGGTTTCCGAAAAAGCATAACTTAAGAATGTGTCCACTTTGTAACTTTGTCAGACGGGGAAATCGCCGCTGCGTTCTACCTGGCAATCCGTTCCCCGCGAAGTTTTCTCATCGTGTCTAAATAAAACGACAGGTTGTGCACGGAGCCCAGCGTTGCAGCCAACGGTTCGCCCGTGTGGAACAGGTGGCGGAGATAGGCTCGCGAATAACGACGGCAAACCGGGCAATGGCACTCAGGGTCTGCGGGGCCGTGATCTTCACTGAATTTCTTCCCACGAATGTTCAAGCGCCCTTCGCTTGTGAACAGCAGGGCATGGCGCGCGGCGCGTGTGGGCAGCACGCAATCCATCTGGTCCACGCCCATCTGAGCGTATTCCACAATCTCGTCGGGATAGCCCACGCCCATCACATAACGCGGCTTGTCCTTGGGTAGCAGTTCCAGCGTATGAGCAATGATCTCGCGGGTGATTTCACGCGGTTCGCCTACAGCAAGACCGCCAATAGCGTAGCCATCGAAACCTTCGCCGTTGGGCGCGCGCATCTCCAGCAGGCGATTCGCGCTTTCCGTGCGCAGGTCTTTGTACATGCCACCCTGCACAATTCCGTAGAGGTTTTGCCGCTGGCCCAGTTCGTTGAACCATGGAACGTTCTGGCAATGCGAATGAAAGTGATCCAGCGAGCGTTGCGCCCATGCATGCGTTAGCGCCATGCTGTCGCGGGTGCGTTCGTATGTGGCGGGGTGTTCTGTGCACTCATCGAAGGCCATGATGATGTCCGCGCCCAGCGCAATCTGCACATCAATGGAGTGTTCCGGTGAGAAGAAATGTTTGGAACCATCCAGGTGCGAGCGGAACTCCACACCTTCGGAGGTGATCTTGCGTAACGCGGCGAGCGAAAAGACCTGGAATCCGCCGCTGTCTGTCAGCATGGGGCGATTCCAGCTCATGAACTTGTGCACACCGCCCGCGTTGCGAATCAGCTCGTGGCCTGGGCGCAGATACAGGTGATAGGTGTTTGCCAGAATGATTTCGGCACCGCGGCCATCGTCGCCCAGGGTTTCCAGAGTGTCCTGTGGCACTGCTTTTACTGACGCTGCTGTGCCCACAGGCATGAAGACAGGGGTTTCCACGCTGCCGTGGGGAAGGTGCAGCGTGGCGCGGCGCATGGAGTTTTCCGTGCGATGGATTTCAAAACGAAGAGACATCTGCATTTGATTGTAAAAAACGATGGGCGGCACCGCGCAGATAGCAGTGCCGCCCACCTCAATCTCTGCGTTAGCTCGGAGGGTTAAGCGCAGAGAAACCTGTTGTTTTTAGCGTGCGCCGCCGGAGACCTTAACGATCTGGCCGGTTACCCAGCGTGCATCGTCTGTGGCGAAGAAGGTGGTGGCTGAGGCGATATCATTCGGCTGGCCCACACGGCCAAGCGGCGTCTCTTCCACTGCCTTGGCTTCAAACGGGCTGCCGATGAAGCCCTTGCTGACGGCGCCTTCGGTCACGACCATACCCGGGCTGACGCTGTTCACGCGGATATTCTTCGGTCCCAGTTCCTTCGAGAGCGACAGCGTGATGGTGTCTACTGCGCCCTTGGTTGCGCTGTAGACAGACAGCGCGGCAGGTGCCAGCGTGGCCACAACCGAGCTGATGTTGACGATCGATCCGCCTTCGGCCGGAAAGTGCGGCACGGCGGCCTGCGTGGTGAGCAGAAGGCCGAGCACGTTCAGATCAAAATGGCTGCGATAGTGTTCTACGGTGATGGCTTCCAGGGGAGCGGGATCAAAGATACCGGCGTTGTTCACCAGCACATCGATCTTGCCGTACGCCTTTACCGTTTCATCGATCAGCTTGCCGATCTCTTCCGGCTTGGCAACGTTCGCACCTACTGCGATTGCCTTGCCGCCAGCCTTGGTGATGCGTTCCACCACGGCGTCCGCGCCAGCCTTCGACGAAGCGTAGTTCACGACGACCGAGGCACCATTTGCTGCCAAATCTTCTGCGATAGCCGCGCCAATTCCCTTGGATGCGCCGGTTACCAATGCAACTTTTCCGCTGAGCTTACCCATGATCCTTAGATCCTCCCGAAGCGTCTCGCTTCGACATTTCAATGACTATCGAAATGATTGCGCTGGACAGGGAAAGGATTCAGGAAACATTTTGATGCCTGTGAAAATGTAATAAACAGGCGTTCCAGATCAGGCGAGTTCTTTCAGATAGGAAAGGTAGTTTTTCCAGACCTTGCGCCGCACTTCTGCGCGGACGAACTTGCCATCGCGATGTGTCTCAATCAACCCAGCGGATTCCAGTTGGCGCATGTGATGCGATAGCGTTGCCGGATTCATCTCCAGGCATCCGCGCAGATCCATGCAAGTGGAATTTTCCTTGTTTGCAATGCGGCGAAAGACGGAGAGACGTGTGGGGTCAGCAAGCGCGCGCGTAATGGCGATCATGCTGCGTTCTTCGGTGTTGTGCTGTGTTTCTTCCCGTTCTGTCTTGTCTTTCTTTGCCATGGGGGAACCGCCTGCAATTCACGCAGTATACGCGGGCGTGTCCAGTTCCTGCAGAAGCTGACCGACTGTGCGGTGCAGCACGGGGTGCCTCATTTCCGGCGCAATCGCCGCAAGTGGTTCCAGCACAAAGCGTCGGCGATGCATCTCTGGGTGAGGCAGTGTCAGCTCTGGCGTCTCCATAACGGTGTCGGCATACAGCAGTAAATCCAGGTCCAGTGTGCGTGGGCCTTTTTCGATGCCATGTGAGCGGTCGCGGCCATGTTCGCGTTCGATTTGTAGCAGCTTTTGCAGCACGAGCTCAGGTGGCAGTTCTGTTTCGATGAGTGTTGCGCCGTTCACGAACTCGGGCTGATCGGTGTATCCCGCAGGTTCTGTCTCAATCCACGGCGAGACAGCGATTACGCGGCCAACAGAGGCCAGCGAATGAACGGCGTCCGCGAGAGTGGCCTTGCGGTCACCCAGGTTCGATCCCAATGCGATGGCGGCGAGAGGCACGGCGAATCAGGCGTGGACCGGCGTGGCGAACGCGGCGTTCAGGGACGATTCCATGGCGGGCTCTTCGTCAAATTCCGGAGCCAGCTCCCATGCAGAGCGATCTTTCAGTAGCTTGCTGACCAGCGCAGTGTGCATGGCATGGCCTGCGCGCTCAGCCACCACACG is a genomic window containing:
- a CDS encoding PQQ-binding-like beta-propeller repeat protein, yielding MNRTQTSFVHSATRTLAAVLLCAAAVALPAQTPSATSGKAKYNNFCVGCHGTDGSGTEHAPKLADNPDLRGKDIARIHSIIAAGFPAQGMPPFGSMPSADIDDLAAYVRSLNVTAAESAAVGNADAGKQFFWNDGKCSTCHMVRGVGSATGPDLSDVGSHMSVPSIRAALTAPDLHITPGYELATAIIGGKTLHGYLRNRTNYDIHLQDKDGGTIHLLPLSQVTKLTVDDHAAMKPLTLPEKQMDDLTAYLGSLTGVDGPMPEKNAVITPGASIIEFNEILHPRKGEWPSYNGKLNANRYSDLTSIDRSNVSQLMLKWIAPMPQLGLEATPIVVGDIMYFSGQNRVSALDAKTGRTIWTWFRPPTSGLVGDASVGTNRGAAVFRDKVYITTDNAHLIALNRVTGKPVWEQTMPEEKMKYGSTVAPMILNDTVIGGVSGGDWGIRGFIICYDAETGKKLWRHWTLPGPGEPGLESWGPEWPKLGGGSTWLHGSYDPETDTLFWPTGNPWPDSDDRTRPGDNLYTNSILAMNPHDGKVKWYFQFTPHDLADRDAVEPPVLVNTTFQGQPRKLLLHADRNGFFYVFDRTNGKLLEAKPFLKRINWATGIDANGRPILNKSLPSTMPTKQRNCPDNGANWTSTAFSPTTHWYYMMTIEACGDPKAAPGTPAAQGLQQRFVRAIDIETAETKWEIAQPGALVLKTWSGVIATAGGLVFYADPNGAFCAADEKTGKILWHYDTNVGMKGPPMTYAVDGKQYVSVTAGSTLLTFALPSTTTSTAKR
- a CDS encoding SDR family oxidoreductase; translation: MAESLQGKVVLVVGASSGIGRATAELAAREGAVVVAVARREDRLIAMKQQLASDGVTLHTRKADVTQLEEMQAMVEDVEKTVGSIAIAVYASGTNTPERAMKVMPPAVWNEVLDVNLTGAFHLAHVVLPGMRNAGAGHIVFVSSTAGAIADLSGAAYQASKRGVLGLAHAIRLEERMNGIRTCCIMPGLTNTELVEKRPEKLSADTLEKALQPRDVAETIVHVMKTPAHVTITELLMVPSQA
- a CDS encoding LacI family DNA-binding transcriptional regulator, coding for MVKNGNPGTGGVTLQAVAEAAGVTIATASRSLNDAYGVHPETKARVQRIAEQLHYKPNRFARGLVTGRSDMVGLIVSDIRNSYFAEVARGVEDAALESGRDVMLCNSDLNAERQMKSVNSLLDKRAEAIIMNSVATLSREDQQKIAAAGVPIVLLNRPGRDTTFSTVNADNDKGGRLAAECLLRNGHRKVINLTGPKKHANLSRRSTAFVKAMEAQRGARVNTIHTLNTMQGGYEAAIEIFRNLNGETAIATGNDAMAFGVMRAAIEAGVRIPRDISLIGFDDVELSAMTFPPLTTVRQPKYEVGRAAVEIVQQLLSSGSKAPIHRVVDVELVERSSVAKLTK
- the tgt gene encoding tRNA guanosine(34) transglycosylase Tgt → MSLRFEIHRTENSMRRATLHLPHGSVETPVFMPVGTAASVKAVPQDTLETLGDDGRGAEIILANTYHLYLRPGHELIRNAGGVHKFMSWNRPMLTDSGGFQVFSLAALRKITSEGVEFRSHLDGSKHFFSPEHSIDVQIALGADIIMAFDECTEHPATYERTRDSMALTHAWAQRSLDHFHSHCQNVPWFNELGQRQNLYGIVQGGMYKDLRTESANRLLEMRAPNGEGFDGYAIGGLAVGEPREITREIIAHTLELLPKDKPRYVMGVGYPDEIVEYAQMGVDQMDCVLPTRAARHALLFTSEGRLNIRGKKFSEDHGPADPECHCPVCRRYSRAYLRHLFHTGEPLAATLGSVHNLSFYLDTMRKLRGERIAR
- a CDS encoding SDR family NAD(P)-dependent oxidoreductase, with product MGKLSGKVALVTGASKGIGAAIAEDLAANGASVVVNYASSKAGADAVVERITKAGGKAIAVGANVAKPEEIGKLIDETVKAYGKIDVLVNNAGIFDPAPLEAITVEHYRSHFDLNVLGLLLTTQAAVPHFPAEGGSIVNISSVVATLAPAALSVYSATKGAVDTITLSLSKELGPKNIRVNSVSPGMVVTEGAVSKGFIGSPFEAKAVEETPLGRVGQPNDIASATTFFATDDARWVTGQIVKVSGGAR
- a CDS encoding helix-turn-helix transcriptional regulator, whose amino-acid sequence is MAKKDKTEREETQHNTEERSMIAITRALADPTRLSVFRRIANKENSTCMDLRGCLEMNPATLSHHMRQLESAGLIETHRDGKFVRAEVRRKVWKNYLSYLKELA
- the folK gene encoding 2-amino-4-hydroxy-6-hydroxymethyldihydropteridine diphosphokinase: MPLAAIALGSNLGDRKATLADAVHSLASVGRVIAVSPWIETEPAGYTDQPEFVNGATLIETELPPELVLQKLLQIEREHGRDRSHGIEKGPRTLDLDLLLYADTVMETPELTLPHPEMHRRRFVLEPLAAIAPEMRHPVLHRTVGQLLQELDTPAYTA